GGAGGCCTTTGAAAAAAAGGGTATCCTTCCAAGAAAAAAAATATTAGTTTGCGGAGGAGCGGGATTTATAGGAAGTAACTTTATACACTACATTTTGGAAAAATACCCTTACTACCACGTAGTAAACTACGACAAACTAACTTACGCGGGAAATCTTGAAAACCTGCGCAATGTGGAAAAAAGCCCTCGATACAAATTTATAAAAGGAGATATAGCTGATGGTGAAAAGGTAAACCAAGTTATACAGGATGAAAAAGTTGATTATGTGATAAATTTCGCGGCTGAAACCCATGTAACACGCAGTCTATTGTTCCGCGCCGATGAATTTGTTAGAACTAATGTGCTTGGAACTCATGCAATACTGGAAGCAGTAAAAAACAACAACCACGTAGAAAAGTTTGTACATATATCAACTGACGAGGTTTACGGCAGTCTCGCACTGGATGACCCAAACAGCTTCCGTGAGGACACAGCATTTGAACCTAATGTCCCCTATGCGGCAGCAAAAGCCGGAGGGGACCATATGTGCCGGGCTTATCACAACTCTTACAAGGTGCCTGTTATTGTAACCCATTGTTCTAACAACTACGGGCCTTTCCAGCACCCTGAGAAACTTGTACCAAACGCACTTTTCCGCTCTCTTAGAAACCAGCCAATAACACTGCACGGCAACGGACAGCATGTGCGTGACTGGATATTTGTACGCGACCACTGCAAAGCATTAGACCTTATACTGCACAAAGGCAAAATTGGAGAAGTTTACAACATAGGAGCTGATGAAGAAAAAGATACTAAAGAGATAGCGCTTACTGTTTTGCGTTCTCTTGGTAAATCTGAAAACCTAATAACCCTGGTAGATGACAGACCCGGAAACGACCTGAGATATTCTATAAGCATAGAAAAGATAGGAAAAGAGCTGGGCTGGAAGCCGGAAACTTCTTTTGAAGAAGGAATAGCGCTTACCATACAGTGGTACCAGAACAACTTAAGCTGGGTTGAAGCGATAAGAGAAAGAGATAAAGAGTTTAGTAAATATATATAAATGGAAAAGTCATACAAAAAAGTGGATACTCCGATTGAGGGGTTGAATATATACATTAATAAGATAGTCTCTGATGAGAGAGGGCATTTTTTAGATCTTGCAGAAACAGACAACCCGTCAATGGAGGATGTAAAACACCTGCACGCGTCTATTGCCACAACAAAACATATAGCACGCGGAGAGCACTGGCACTACAAGCTAACCGAACATTTTTATGTGATGGCAGGAACCGCACTTTTTATTCTTCACGATTATAACGAGAACTCCTCCACTCATGGCAAAACATACGCGCTAATTCTTGGGGACGGAAAAACAAAGCCTGAAACAGAGCTTGACTCTTACTATATGGATGAAGGAAAACTTGCACAGCTTGAAATACCCCCCATG
The DNA window shown above is from Candidatus Spechtbacterales bacterium and carries:
- a CDS encoding dTDP-4-dehydrorhamnose 3,5-epimerase family protein — protein: MEKSYKKVDTPIEGLNIYINKIVSDERGHFLDLAETDNPSMEDVKHLHASIATTKHIARGEHWHYKLTEHFYVMAGTALFILHDYNENSSTHGKTYALILGDGKTKPETELDSYYMDEGKLAQLEIPPMVYHAFMPLTDDEAVVFVSGNFGYDAEDYGRAKVIDIPGVKDILNKLNIEL
- the rfbB gene encoding dTDP-glucose 4,6-dehydratase, whose protein sequence is MAIEIQPFETEEQLTPRVHPATQPNTRIALAERLFSDGHVSVEEAAHLTGEHPSALEEAFEKKGILPRKKILVCGGAGFIGSNFIHYILEKYPYYHVVNYDKLTYAGNLENLRNVEKSPRYKFIKGDIADGEKVNQVIQDEKVDYVINFAAETHVTRSLLFRADEFVRTNVLGTHAILEAVKNNNHVEKFVHISTDEVYGSLALDDPNSFREDTAFEPNVPYAAAKAGGDHMCRAYHNSYKVPVIVTHCSNNYGPFQHPEKLVPNALFRSLRNQPITLHGNGQHVRDWIFVRDHCKALDLILHKGKIGEVYNIGADEEKDTKEIALTVLRSLGKSENLITLVDDRPGNDLRYSISIEKIGKELGWKPETSFEEGIALTIQWYQNNLSWVEAIRERDKEFSKYI